A portion of the Lolium rigidum isolate FL_2022 chromosome 1, APGP_CSIRO_Lrig_0.1, whole genome shotgun sequence genome contains these proteins:
- the LOC124683152 gene encoding homeobox-leucine zipper protein ROC7-like, producing MPGGMMVPGRNMIGRSNGAGVAYASSSSSALSLGQNLMDGVHHHQLPAMLQHQLMDHHLLLPQHQHHQQQATSESDARGPHGGGNNNSSINNEELEMSKSGTGSDNNLDGGGGDGGAGEEDEQEDPAGQHPRKKKRYHRHTQHQIQELEAFFKECPHPDDKQRKELSRSLNLEPLQVKFWFQNKRTQIKTQHERQENTALRSENDKLRAENMRYKEALANASCPNCGGPAAIGEMSFDEHHLRIENARLRDEIDRISAIAAKYVGGKPVVGAVSSAAYPPLPPQSSGRSALDHHLGGMFAGAEFDKPMVIELAVAAMEELVRMAQLCEPLWIPSIDGEALNEEEYARAFPRGALGPKSPELRSEASRETDVVIMNHISLVEMLMDVRQWSALFSSIVSRAATLDVLSTGVAGNHDGALQLMSAEFQMPSPLVPTRDTQFLRYCKQHPGGAWAVVDVSLDGLRSAAARGHFRRRASGCLIQEMPNGYSKVTWVEHVEAGDDAMVHDLYKPLVNSGLAFGARRWTLTLKRQCERLASAMATVPASGGDVITTAEGRRSMLKLAERMTASFCGGVTASTTHQWTTLSGSGAEDVRVMTRKSVDDPGRPPGIILNAATSFWLPVPPSRVFGFLRDDSTRSEWDILSNGGVVQEMAHIANGSHHGNAVSLLRVNNANSNQSNMLILQECCTDTTGSYVVYAPVDVVAMNVVLNGGDPDYVALLPSGFAILPDGPAGAPDAGGSLLTVAFQILVDSVPTAKLSLGSVATVNSLIACTVERIKAAVVVSAGDNTAAPCATR from the exons ATGCCCGGAGGGATGATGGTCCCCGGGCGCAACATGATCGGCCGGAGCAACGGCGCCGGCGTCGCctacgcttcctcctcctcctccgcgctcTCCCTCGGCCAG AACTTGATGGATGGGGTGCACCACCACCAGCTCCCAGCAATGCTGCAGCATCAGTTGATGGAtcaccatcttcttcttccccagcACCAGCACCATCAGCAGCAGGCGACTAGCGAGAGCGACGCACGTGGCCCTCACGGCGgcggcaacaacaacagcagcatcAACAACGAGGAGCTGGAGATGAGCAAGTCAGGTACTGGCAGTGACAACAATCtcgacggaggaggaggcgacggtggCGCCGGGGAGGAAGATGAGCAGGAGGACCCGGCCGGGCAGCACCCCCggaagaaaaagcgttaccaccgTCACACGCAGCACCAGATCCAGGAGCTTGAGGCCTTCTTCAAGGAGTGCCCTCACCCCGACGACAAGCAGCGAAAAGAGCTCAGCCGCAGCCTCAACCTCGAGCCCCTCCAGGTCAAGTTCTGGTTCCAGAACAAGCGCACCCAGATCAAG ACTCAGCACGAGAGGCAGGAGAACACCGCGCTGAGGTCGGAGAACGACAAGCTGAGGGCGGAGAACATGAGGTACAAGGAGGCGCTGGCCAACGCGTCGTGCCCAAACTGCGGCGGCCCGGCGGCCATCGGGGAGATGTCCTTCGACGAGCACCACCTGCGCATCGAGAACGCGCGCCTCCGCGACGAGATCGACAGGATCTCCGCCATCGCCGCCAAGTACGTCGGTGGAAAGCCCGTTGTTGGCGCGGTCTCCTCGGCCGCCTACCCGCCGCTACCGCCGCAGTCGTCCGGCCGCTCGGCGCTCGACCACCACCTGGGAGGCATGTTCGCCGGCGCCGAGTTCGACAAGCCAATGGtgatcgagctggccgtggccgccatggaggAGCTCGTCAGGATGGCGCAGCTGTGCGAGCCGCTCTGGATCCCGTCCATCGACGGCGAGGCGCTCAACGAAGAGGAGTACGCGCGCGCCTTCCCGCGTGGCGCGCTGGGCCCTAAGTCGCCGGAGCTCAGGTCGGAGGCGTCGCGGGAGACGGACGTGGTGATCATGAACCACATCAGCCTCGTTGAGATGCTCATGGACGTGCGCCAGTGGTCTGCGCTCTTCTCCAGCATCGTGTCCCGCGCAGCCACGCTCGACGTGCTCTCCACCGGCGTCGCCGGCAACCACGATGGCGCGCTTCAGCTCATGTCCGCCGAGTTCCAGATGCCGTCGCCGCTGGTGCCGACGCGGGACACCCAGTTCCTGCGCTACTGCAAGCAGCATCCGGGCGGCGCGTGGGCCGTCGTCGACGTCTCTCTCGACGGCCTCCGTTCTGCCGCAGCGCGCGGCCACTTCCGCCGCCGCGCTTCCGGGTGCCTCATCCAGGAGATGCCCAACGGCTACTCCAAGGTGACATGGGTGGAGCACGTCGAGGCCGGCGATGACGCAATGGTGCACGACCTATACAAGCCCCTGGTGAACTCTGGGCTGGCATTCGGCGCGCGGCGATGGACGTTGACTCTGAAGCGGCAGTGCGAGCGGCTGGCGAGCGCCATGGCCACCGTACCGGCCTCCGGCGGCGACGTGATCACGACAGCGGAGGGGCGGAGGAGCATGCTGAAGCTTGCAGAGCGGATGACAGCGAGCTTCTGCGGCGGGGTGACGGCGTCAACGACACACCAGTGGACGACGCTCTCCGGCAGCGGCGCGGAGGACGTGCGCGTGATGACCCGCAAGAGCGTCGACGACCCCGGCCGCCCACCGGGGATCATCCTAAACGCTGCCACCTCTTTCTGGCTCCCCGTCCCGCCCTCCCGCGTCTTCGGCTTCCTCCGCGACGACTCCACCCGCAGCGAGTGGGACATCCTCTCCAACGGCGGCGTCGTCCAGGAGATGGCCCACATCGCCAATGGCAGCCACCACGGCAACGCGGTCTCCCTCCTCCGCGTCAAC AACGCGAACTCGAACCAGAGCAACATGCTGATCCTGCAGGAGTGCTGCACGGACACAACGGGGTCGTACGTGGTGTACGCGCCGGTGGACGTGGTGGCCATGAACGTGGTGCTCAACGGCGGGGACCCGGACTACGTGGCGCTGCTGCCATCAGGGTTTGCCATCCTGCCCGACGGGCCAGCTGGCGCGCCGGACGCCGGCGGGTCACTCCTCACCGTGGCGTTCCAGATCCTCGTCGACTCCGTGCCCACCGCCAAGCTCTCGCTGGGATCCGTCGCCACCGTCAACAGCCTCATCGCCTGCACTGTCGAGCGCATCAAAGCCGCTGTCGTCGTCAGCGCCGGGGACAACACCGCCGCACCCTGCGCCACCCGGTGA